In Aegilops tauschii subsp. strangulata cultivar AL8/78 chromosome 3, Aet v6.0, whole genome shotgun sequence, one genomic interval encodes:
- the LOC109734731 gene encoding uncharacterized protein isoform X2, giving the protein MCVCASCFTYDSEKELLCRLPTSRISYLWSGATKQFMRKYVEAPNVFHLQFPPWTPPRSWAPPPPTRAPTGSTGWASPSWASATTAASSPLTLRTSTERFHDFSLAIIKIGGEPDALESIIREFHRIELRRHYNLASFG; this is encoded by the exons atgtgtgtgtgtgctagCTGCTTCACATACGACTCAGAGAAAGAATTGCTTTGCAG GTTGCCAACATCACGAATTTCATACTTATGGAGTGGAGCCACCAAACAATTTATGAG GAAATATGTTGAAGCACCGAATGTATTCCATTTGCA ATTTCCGCCATGGACGCCGCCTCGCTCATGGGCTCCTCCTCCGCCGACGCGCGCACCGACGGGGAGCACCGGATGGGCATCACCATCATGGGCGTCTGCTACGACGGCGGCGTCCTCGCCGCTGACACTCAGGACCAGCACCG AGAGGTTCCACGACTTCAGTTTGGCTATCATCAAAATTGGAGGAGAGCCCGATGCATTGGAGAGCATCATCCGCGAGTTCCATAGGATCGAATTGAGGAGGCATTATAACCTGGCATCATTTGGATGA
- the LOC109734731 gene encoding uncharacterized protein isoform X4, with protein MEWSHQTIYEISAMDAASLMGSSSADARTDGEHRMGITIMGVCYDGGVLAADTQDQHREVPRLQFGYHQNWRRARCIGEHHPRVP; from the exons ATGGAGTGGAGCCACCAAACAATTTATGAG ATTTCCGCCATGGACGCCGCCTCGCTCATGGGCTCCTCCTCCGCCGACGCGCGCACCGACGGGGAGCACCGGATGGGCATCACCATCATGGGCGTCTGCTACGACGGCGGCGTCCTCGCCGCTGACACTCAGGACCAGCACCG AGAGGTTCCACGACTTCAGTTTGGCTATCATCAAAATTGGAGGAGAGCCCGATGCATTGGAGAGCATCATCCGCGAGTTCCATAG
- the LOC109734731 gene encoding uncharacterized protein isoform X1, which translates to MCVCASCFTYDSEKELLCSFRLPTSRISYLWSGATKQFMRKYVEAPNVFHLQFPPWTPPRSWAPPPPTRAPTGSTGWASPSWASATTAASSPLTLRTSTERFHDFSLAIIKIGGEPDALESIIREFHRIELRRHYNLASFG; encoded by the exons atgtgtgtgtgtgctagCTGCTTCACATACGACTCAGAGAAAGAATTGCTTTGCAG TTTCAGGTTGCCAACATCACGAATTTCATACTTATGGAGTGGAGCCACCAAACAATTTATGAG GAAATATGTTGAAGCACCGAATGTATTCCATTTGCA ATTTCCGCCATGGACGCCGCCTCGCTCATGGGCTCCTCCTCCGCCGACGCGCGCACCGACGGGGAGCACCGGATGGGCATCACCATCATGGGCGTCTGCTACGACGGCGGCGTCCTCGCCGCTGACACTCAGGACCAGCACCG AGAGGTTCCACGACTTCAGTTTGGCTATCATCAAAATTGGAGGAGAGCCCGATGCATTGGAGAGCATCATCCGCGAGTTCCATAGGATCGAATTGAGGAGGCATTATAACCTGGCATCATTTGGATGA
- the LOC109734731 gene encoding uncharacterized protein isoform X3, translating to MCVCASCFTYDSEKELLCRLPTSRISYLWSGATKQFMRFPPWTPPRSWAPPPPTRAPTGSTGWASPSWASATTAASSPLTLRTSTERFHDFSLAIIKIGGEPDALESIIREFHRIELRRHYNLASFG from the exons atgtgtgtgtgtgctagCTGCTTCACATACGACTCAGAGAAAGAATTGCTTTGCAG GTTGCCAACATCACGAATTTCATACTTATGGAGTGGAGCCACCAAACAATTTATGAG ATTTCCGCCATGGACGCCGCCTCGCTCATGGGCTCCTCCTCCGCCGACGCGCGCACCGACGGGGAGCACCGGATGGGCATCACCATCATGGGCGTCTGCTACGACGGCGGCGTCCTCGCCGCTGACACTCAGGACCAGCACCG AGAGGTTCCACGACTTCAGTTTGGCTATCATCAAAATTGGAGGAGAGCCCGATGCATTGGAGAGCATCATCCGCGAGTTCCATAGGATCGAATTGAGGAGGCATTATAACCTGGCATCATTTGGATGA